The genomic DNA ATCATCCACACCCCATAAAGTAACGCGGGTAATGACATCCTTATATTTCAGGAAGAGCTTAAAGAAGTCCATGTATCGTTTTTCGAAAACAGCATTCACTGAATCCGGTAAACCATTAACGTATAGGTCTGATTTATTTTTGTATTGAATCTGAGCTGACACATCCGCACCAACACTCCAGTCCATCGGGAGCACGGAAATATCCATTTCGGTAATCATCACCTTTACCCCAAGTGCAGCAAAATCTTTGATTGTTTGCTCATACTCTTCAAGAGTAGGGGTATCGAGTCCGATATGGCATTGCTCACCCACTGCATCAATCCTGACACCCTGCTCTTTAAGTTTCTTGACCATAGCCACTGCCCCTTTGCGTTTAACCGAATTGGTCAGTGAATAGTCATTGTAATAAAGTTCGGCTTTAGGATCAGCCTCGTGTGCAAACTGGAATGCAAGTTTGATAAAATCTTCACCAATGATTCGATAAAACTTACTCTTCCTCAACGAACCGTCTCTGTCATCAATTACCTCATTTACCACATCCCAGCCTTTGATTTTTCCTTTATATCTGCCTACTACAGTATAAATATGTTTTTTCATCCGCTCAATCAAGACTTCCCGCGATACATCTTTTCCATTTTTATCTTTGAAAAACCAGGAAGGTGTCTGGGAATGCCATACGAGGTTATGCCCTGTGATAAACTTATGGTTTTTCACTCCAAATTCCACGAACTTGTCTGCCAAAGAAAAATCAAAAACATTTTCTTTGGGATGAATAGGCCCCATTTTCATACAGTTCTCAGCAACTATGGCATCGAATTGTGACTTTATCACTCTCACAGCAGCGGTATCTTTTCCAGTAATCTGCTGCGCATTCAGTGCTGTACCGATATGGAACTTTCCGGCAAAGGCATCTTTTAGAGTTGGTTGCTGACTATAAATCTGAGATGAGGATATGGCTAACAACACTCCTATAGCCATAACCAAATTCCGTTTTTTCTTTTGCATTACTATTTGAATTTAAGATAGGTATTTCCCTAAATATGAATTTAATAAATCACGATCTTTTTACCTCCGCGGATATACACAACACCTCGTTTTGGCTCATTGACGCGACGGCCCCAAATGTCGTAAATCGT from Parabacteroides sp. FAFU027 includes the following:
- a CDS encoding endo-1,4-beta-xylanase, whose amino-acid sequence is MQKKKRNLVMAIGVLLAISSSQIYSQQPTLKDAFAGKFHIGTALNAQQITGKDTAAVRVIKSQFDAIVAENCMKMGPIHPKENVFDFSLADKFVEFGVKNHKFITGHNLVWHSQTPSWFFKDKNGKDVSREVLIERMKKHIYTVVGRYKGKIKGWDVVNEVIDDRDGSLRKSKFYRIIGEDFIKLAFQFAHEADPKAELYYNDYSLTNSVKRKGAVAMVKKLKEQGVRIDAVGEQCHIGLDTPTLEEYEQTIKDFAALGVKVMITEMDISVLPMDWSVGADVSAQIQYKNKSDLYVNGLPDSVNAVFEKRYMDFFKLFLKYKDVITRVTLWGVDDSQSWKNGWPIPGRTDYPLLFDRKYQAKPVVEKIIKAAQQN